The proteins below are encoded in one region of Kogia breviceps isolate mKogBre1 chromosome 8, mKogBre1 haplotype 1, whole genome shotgun sequence:
- the PLPP6 gene encoding polyisoprenoid diphosphate/phosphate phosphohydrolase PLPP6, giving the protein MPSPRRNAEGRPLAACAPSSSGSPAHGGGGRFEFQSLLCSRAPGADPTCARLRASESPVHRRGSFPLAGAGSSPALPSPLPEEDRMDLNPSFLGIALRSLLAIDLWLSKKLGVCAGESSSWGSVRPLMKLLEISGHGILWLLGTLYCLSRSDSWAGREVLMNLLFSLLLDLLLVALIKGLVRRRRPAHNQMDMFFTLSVDKYSFPSGHATRAALVSRFILNHLVLAVPLRVLVVLWAFILGLSRVMLGRHNVTDVAFGFFLGYMQYSIVDYCWLSPHNAPVLFVLWNQQ; this is encoded by the coding sequence ATGCCGAGCCCCCGGAGGAACGCCGAGGGCCGCCCTCTGGCCGCCTGCGCCCCGAGCAGCAGCGGCAGCCCGGCCCATGGCGGCGGCGGCAGGTTCGAGTTCCAGTCCCTGCTCTGCAGCCGCGCGCCGGGCGCCGACCCCACCTGCGCCCGGCTCCGCGCGTCCGAGAGCCCAGTGCACCGCCGCGGCTCGTTCCCCCTGGCCGGGGCGGGCTCCTCGCCGGCGCTCCCGTCCCCGTTGCCCGAGGAGGACCGCATGGACCTGAACCCGTCCTTCCTGGGCATCGCCCTGCGCTCCCTGCTGGCCATCGACCTGTGGCTGTCTAAGAAGCTGGGTGTGTGTGCGGGGGAGAGCTCATCCTGGGGCAGCGTGCGGCCCCTTATGAAATTGCTGGAGATCTCGGGACACGGCATCCTCTGGCTGCTGGGCACCCTCTACTGCCTGTCCAGGAGCGACAGCTGGGCCGGGCGAGAGGTGCTGATGAACCTGCTCTTCTCCCTGCTGTTGGACCTGCTGCTGGTGGCCCTGATCAAGGGGCTGGTCCGCAGGCGCCGCCCGGCCCACAACCAGATGGACATGTTTTTCACCCTTTCGGTGGACAAGTACTCCTTCCCTTCGGGCCATGCCACCAGGGCCGCCCTGGTGTCACGGTTCATCCTGAACCACCTAGTGCTGGCCGTTCCACTGCGGGTGCTGGTGGTACTGTGGGCCTTCATCTTGGGCCTCTCCAGGGTCATGCTGGGGCGGCACAATGTCACCGACGTGGCTTTTGGCTTTTTTCTGGGCTACATGCAGTACAGCATCGTGGACTATTGCTGGCTTTCACCGCACAATGCTCCAGTCCTCTTTGTACTGTGGAACCAACAGTGA